A window from Sphingopyxis alaskensis RB2256 encodes these proteins:
- a CDS encoding TadE/TadG family type IV pilus assembly protein: protein MTGPIAFVRRLRGAARRLTQSTRAAVMLEMAFAIPFLILVGFGGLEIANLTLAHTRVSQLGLNTADNAARIAAGSNLTQPEIREVDINEVFAGAARQVAGMGFENNGRIILSSLQRNNDGGQTIKWQRCFGNLEVASAYGVEGTGATGTDFPGMGPAGREVTAAAGTAIMFVEVTYEYQPLLFGAWLGPQTIRSTAAYNIREARDLSGVKAPGTPAACD, encoded by the coding sequence ATGACCGGCCCGATCGCTTTCGTCCGCCGGTTGCGCGGCGCCGCGCGGCGGCTGACCCAAAGCACGCGCGCCGCGGTGATGCTCGAAATGGCGTTCGCCATTCCCTTCCTGATCCTCGTCGGCTTTGGCGGGCTGGAGATCGCCAATCTGACGCTGGCGCACACGCGCGTCAGCCAGCTGGGGCTCAACACCGCGGACAACGCCGCGCGTATCGCCGCCGGCAGCAACCTGACCCAGCCGGAAATCCGCGAGGTCGACATCAACGAGGTGTTCGCCGGCGCCGCGCGGCAGGTGGCGGGGATGGGATTCGAGAACAATGGCCGCATCATCCTGTCCAGCCTCCAGCGCAACAACGACGGCGGGCAGACGATCAAATGGCAGCGCTGTTTCGGCAATCTGGAGGTCGCCTCGGCCTATGGCGTCGAGGGCACCGGCGCGACGGGGACCGATTTTCCCGGCATGGGGCCGGCGGGCCGCGAAGTGACGGCGGCGGCGGGCACCGCGATCATGTTCGTCGAAGTCACCTATGAATATCAGCCGCTGCTGTTCGGCGCCTGGCTGGGGCCGCAGACCATCCGGTCGACCGCCGCCTATAATATCCGCGAGGCGCGCGACCTGTCGGGCGTCAAAGCACCGGGCACGCCCGCCGCCTGCGATTGA
- the smc gene encoding chromosome segregation protein SMC, with translation MQIKRLRLTGFKSFVEPTELRIEPGLTGVVGPNGCGKSNLLEAIRWVMGESSPKSMRGGGMEDVIFAGTSSRPARDFAEVALHCDTEGALVAGLSDGGDGDDLEIIRRIERGAGSAYRANGRDVRAKDVALIFADAATGAHSPALVSQGKIANVIAAKPTDRRAMLEEAAGIAGLHVRRKDAEQKLRATETNLTRLSEIVADMEVRAATLRRQARAAEKYKKLSDDIRIAEARLIYARWRDAAAAADQARRDADAAEAAVKAAQDELETIAKAQAEVAARVAAARSDAQARRDALAEATATQLRLQSEERAALQRLDDLAAQQRRIEADRAHEGELAREAHAALTALDAETKSLAQDIAGHDASKAALADANFAAQARLRDAEVALAQARAKAASEAADRRIAASARDSAEAAVRRIAADKARIEAEIAALGDSAALAATHAESLAAAEAAEAAIATAEQALYDAEAEREATATELARVEAALAEARAALAALDGEATTLERALAAAQSDDDRILDRLRAQPGYEAALAAALGDDLDAGTDPAAARSWTGAAAARDDPALPAGTTPLAAHVQAPAALARRLAQVAVAETDGGQPLAVGQRLVTLSGVMRRWDGFVTRGDGATATERLQRRNRLDELAAQRPAVELGVQELRDRREAAATKAAALTEAAAAARKALADADAARRTALRAADQAQAALDRHRDAAALLARRLAEVAETAKDADAQLAAQEAALAALPDEAIGRAALAAGEQAADRARANANSARDALAAHDRTLAALSERQAVVSAEIKSWKARAGEAARRVTEMDKRADALAAEAAKLADAPARLAEQRAAAEAEQASLREKVAAAEAQERAAEAALREAETALNAIRERVAAARETRAGAAARSENAELRRVEMGRLSGERFECPPPLLPQKAGFESESIGDPQAESAAHDRLVADRERLGPVNLVAADELAELDAEREKNAAEIEELTQAVHRLRGSIGNLNREGRVRLLAAFETVNTHFQRLFSTLFNGGQAHLELVDSDDPLEAGLEIMAQPPGKRLGTLTLLSGGEQALTAIALIFGLFLTNPAPICVLDEVDAPLDDANIERFCDLLDRMARETNTRYLIVTHNAVTMARMHRLFGVTMIERGVSRLVSVDLGGAEELLAAE, from the coding sequence GTGCAGATAAAGCGGCTGCGCCTCACCGGTTTCAAATCTTTCGTCGAACCTACCGAACTGCGCATCGAGCCCGGCTTGACCGGCGTCGTCGGCCCCAATGGCTGCGGCAAGTCGAACCTCCTCGAAGCGATCCGCTGGGTGATGGGTGAGTCCTCGCCCAAATCGATGCGTGGCGGCGGCATGGAGGATGTCATCTTCGCGGGCACCTCGTCGCGGCCCGCGCGCGACTTTGCCGAAGTCGCGCTCCATTGCGATACCGAAGGCGCGCTCGTCGCGGGTCTGTCCGACGGCGGCGATGGCGACGACCTCGAAATCATCCGCCGCATCGAGCGCGGCGCGGGCAGCGCCTATCGCGCCAACGGCCGCGACGTGCGCGCCAAGGACGTCGCGCTGATCTTCGCCGACGCCGCGACCGGCGCGCACAGCCCCGCGCTCGTCAGCCAGGGCAAGATCGCCAATGTCATCGCCGCCAAGCCGACCGACCGCCGCGCGATGCTGGAGGAAGCGGCGGGCATCGCCGGGCTGCACGTCCGCCGCAAGGACGCCGAACAGAAATTGCGCGCCACCGAAACCAACCTCACGCGTCTCTCCGAAATCGTCGCCGACATGGAGGTGCGCGCGGCTACGCTGCGGCGGCAGGCACGCGCGGCGGAGAAATACAAGAAACTCTCGGACGACATCCGCATCGCCGAGGCGCGGCTCATCTATGCACGCTGGCGCGACGCGGCGGCCGCCGCCGATCAGGCGCGCCGCGACGCCGACGCCGCCGAGGCCGCGGTAAAAGCTGCGCAGGACGAGCTGGAAACCATCGCCAAGGCGCAGGCCGAGGTCGCCGCCCGCGTCGCGGCCGCACGCAGCGATGCGCAGGCGCGGCGCGATGCGCTCGCCGAAGCGACCGCGACGCAGCTGCGCCTGCAGAGCGAGGAACGCGCCGCGCTGCAACGTCTCGACGATCTCGCGGCGCAGCAGCGGCGCATCGAGGCCGACCGCGCGCACGAAGGCGAACTCGCGCGCGAAGCCCATGCCGCGCTGACCGCGCTCGACGCCGAAACCAAATCGCTGGCGCAGGACATCGCCGGGCATGATGCAAGCAAGGCCGCGCTCGCCGACGCCAATTTCGCCGCGCAGGCGCGCCTTCGCGATGCCGAGGTCGCGCTCGCGCAGGCGCGCGCCAAGGCCGCGAGCGAGGCCGCCGACCGCCGCATTGCCGCGTCGGCGCGCGATAGCGCCGAAGCCGCAGTGCGCCGCATCGCCGCCGACAAGGCGCGCATCGAGGCCGAAATCGCCGCGCTCGGCGACAGCGCCGCGCTCGCCGCCACCCATGCCGAAAGCCTGGCGGCCGCCGAAGCTGCGGAGGCCGCCATCGCGACCGCCGAACAGGCGCTGTACGACGCCGAGGCCGAGCGCGAGGCGACCGCGACCGAACTCGCGCGCGTCGAGGCGGCGCTCGCCGAGGCGCGCGCCGCGCTCGCCGCGCTCGACGGAGAGGCGACGACGCTCGAACGCGCGCTCGCCGCGGCGCAGAGCGACGACGACCGCATCCTCGACCGGCTCCGCGCCCAGCCCGGTTACGAAGCCGCGCTCGCCGCGGCGCTCGGCGACGATCTCGACGCCGGGACCGACCCCGCCGCCGCGCGCAGCTGGACCGGCGCCGCCGCGGCCAGGGACGACCCCGCACTTCCCGCTGGAACGACGCCGCTCGCCGCGCATGTGCAGGCGCCCGCCGCGCTCGCGCGCCGCCTCGCGCAGGTCGCGGTCGCCGAAACCGACGGGGGACAGCCGCTCGCGGTCGGCCAGCGGCTTGTCACCTTGAGCGGCGTCATGCGCCGCTGGGACGGCTTCGTCACCCGCGGCGACGGCGCCACCGCGACCGAGCGGCTGCAACGCCGCAACCGCCTCGACGAACTGGCGGCGCAGCGCCCTGCGGTCGAACTTGGCGTGCAGGAACTTCGCGACCGCCGCGAAGCCGCCGCGACCAAGGCGGCCGCGCTGACCGAAGCCGCCGCCGCCGCGCGCAAGGCGCTCGCCGACGCCGACGCGGCGCGCCGCACCGCGCTGCGCGCCGCCGACCAGGCGCAGGCCGCGCTCGACCGGCACCGCGATGCCGCAGCGCTCCTCGCGCGCCGCCTTGCCGAGGTCGCCGAAACCGCGAAAGACGCCGACGCGCAACTCGCGGCACAGGAGGCCGCGCTCGCCGCGCTCCCCGACGAAGCGATCGGGCGCGCCGCGCTCGCCGCCGGCGAACAGGCCGCCGACCGTGCACGCGCCAACGCCAATAGCGCGCGCGACGCGCTCGCCGCGCACGACCGCACGCTCGCCGCGCTGAGCGAACGCCAGGCGGTCGTCAGCGCCGAGATCAAGAGCTGGAAAGCCCGCGCGGGCGAGGCCGCGCGCCGCGTCACCGAAATGGACAAGCGCGCCGATGCGCTCGCCGCCGAGGCCGCGAAGCTCGCCGACGCCCCCGCGCGCCTCGCCGAACAGCGCGCCGCCGCCGAGGCCGAGCAGGCAAGCCTGCGCGAAAAAGTCGCCGCCGCCGAAGCGCAGGAGCGCGCCGCCGAAGCCGCGCTGCGCGAAGCCGAAACCGCGCTGAACGCGATCCGCGAGCGCGTCGCCGCGGCGCGCGAAACCCGCGCCGGCGCCGCCGCGCGCTCCGAAAATGCCGAGCTGCGCCGCGTCGAAATGGGCCGCCTGTCGGGCGAACGCTTCGAATGCCCACCGCCACTGCTGCCGCAAAAGGCGGGGTTCGAGAGCGAGAGCATCGGCGATCCCCAGGCCGAATCGGCGGCGCACGACCGGCTGGTCGCCGACCGCGAGCGGCTCGGCCCGGTCAACCTCGTCGCCGCCGACGAACTCGCCGAACTCGATGCCGAGCGCGAAAAAAACGCCGCCGAGATCGAGGAACTGACGCAGGCGGTGCATCGCCTCCGCGGTTCGATCGGCAATCTCAACCGCGAGGGCCGCGTCCGCCTGCTCGCGGCGTTCGAGACGGTGAACACCCATTTCCAGCGGCTGTTTTCGACGCTGTTCAACGGCGGGCAGGCGCATCTCGAACTCGTCGATTCGGACGATCCGCTCGAAGCCGGGCTCGAAATCATGGCGCAGCCGCCGGGCAAGCGCCTCGGCACGCTCACCCTCTTGTCGGGCGGCGAGCAGGCGCTGACCGCAATCGCGCTGATCTTCGGCCTCTTCCTCACCAATCCCGCGCCGATCTGCGTCCTCGACGAGGTCGACGCGCCGCTCGACGACGCGAATATCGAGCGCTTCTGCGACCTGCTCGACCGCATGGCGCGCGAAACCAACACCCGCTACCTGATCGTCACCCACAATGCGGTGACGATGGCGCGGATGCACCGCCTGTTCGGCGTGACGATGATCGAACGCGGCGTCAGCCGCCTGGTGTCGGTGGACCTCGGCGGCGCCGAGGAACTGCTCGCGGCGGAATAA
- the ubiA gene encoding 4-hydroxybenzoate octaprenyltransferase, translated as MTATHPPDSQLRGLVAWLPAAARPYALLARFDRPIGWWLLYWPCAFGVALGGGAVSHWPLLLWFLLGAIAMRGAGCVYNDIVDRDFDAKVARTASRPVASGAVSVRNALLWAVLLSLVGLLVLVQLPRPAQIVALASLILVAAYPFMKRITWWPQAWLGLVFSWGALVAWVAVGGVQGMALPLLYAGCIAWVIGYDTIYALQDIEDDMLVGVKSSARAMGGQVKAGVALCYAAALGLWGGALWTVRPDPLVLVALIPAALQLTGQVVTLDVAKGEDALAKFRSNRFAGLLVFAAMLVVGTAP; from the coding sequence ATGACCGCCACCCATCCTCCCGACAGCCAGCTTCGCGGCCTCGTCGCATGGCTTCCCGCCGCGGCGCGGCCCTATGCACTGCTCGCGCGTTTCGACCGGCCGATCGGCTGGTGGCTGCTGTACTGGCCGTGCGCGTTCGGCGTCGCGCTCGGCGGCGGCGCGGTCAGCCACTGGCCGCTGTTGCTGTGGTTCCTGCTTGGCGCGATTGCGATGCGCGGGGCGGGGTGCGTCTATAACGACATCGTCGACCGCGATTTCGACGCGAAGGTCGCGCGCACTGCATCGCGGCCGGTGGCGAGCGGGGCGGTGTCGGTGCGGAATGCCCTTTTGTGGGCGGTGCTGCTCTCGCTCGTCGGGCTGCTCGTACTCGTCCAGCTGCCGCGCCCGGCGCAGATCGTCGCATTGGCGAGCCTGATCCTCGTCGCCGCCTACCCCTTCATGAAGCGGATCACCTGGTGGCCGCAGGCGTGGCTGGGGCTGGTGTTCAGCTGGGGCGCGCTCGTCGCCTGGGTCGCGGTGGGCGGGGTGCAGGGAATGGCGCTGCCTTTGCTTTATGCCGGCTGCATCGCCTGGGTGATCGGCTATGATACCATCTATGCGCTTCAGGACATCGAGGACGACATGCTCGTCGGCGTCAAATCGAGCGCGCGCGCGATGGGCGGGCAGGTGAAGGCCGGGGTCGCGCTCTGCTATGCTGCGGCGCTTGGGCTCTGGGGCGGCGCGCTGTGGACGGTGCGCCCCGACCCGCTGGTGCTCGTCGCGCTGATTCCGGCGGCGTTGCAACTGACGGGACAGGTTGTGACGCTCGACGTTGCCAAGGGCGAGGATGCGCTGGCAAAGTTCCGCAGCAACCGCTTCGCCGGATTGCTGGTGTTTGCGGCGATGCTGGTGGTGGGGACGGCGCCCTGA
- a CDS encoding DUF2497 domain-containing protein, translating into MEDILSSIRRVIARDEAPGAAREIRVPEADDILDLQDRDERAASVSGAASVSGDAPAADDDLVSEASADAARQSLEALTAVVAPAVAAATAPAPAAAGRTMEEVVLDALRPMLKEWLDANLPALVEAMVAKEISRITGKRG; encoded by the coding sequence ATGGAAGACATCTTGTCGTCGATTCGGCGCGTGATCGCCCGCGACGAGGCGCCCGGCGCCGCGCGCGAGATTCGCGTCCCCGAAGCCGACGATATTCTCGACCTTCAGGATCGCGACGAACGCGCCGCGTCCGTTTCCGGGGCCGCGTCCGTTTCCGGGGACGCGCCCGCCGCTGACGACGATCTTGTCTCCGAAGCGAGCGCCGACGCCGCGCGCCAGTCGCTCGAGGCGCTGACCGCCGTGGTCGCGCCCGCGGTTGCCGCGGCGACCGCCCCCGCGCCGGCCGCGGCGGGCCGCACGATGGAAGAGGTCGTGCTCGACGCGCTCCGCCCGATGCTGAAAGAATGGCTCGACGCCAATCTGCCCGCGCTGGTCGAGGCAATGGTGGCGAAGGAAATCAGCCGGATTACAGGCAAGCGGGGTTAG
- a CDS encoding serine hydrolase domain-containing protein, with protein sequence MNMMVTRRALMGGMALGGAAALLPRAAWAWRAEGEALYPATSAFIRSFVERRELTGTLAAIGKGQEAPVFIGAGIQSNGTPTPVGPDTIWRLYSMTKPVTGIAAMLLIEDGKMRLDQPIADFLPAFANMKVQNTPDGSLTDVRPAKGPITVRQLLTHTAGLGYNIIQKGPIKKAYDDAGIVGGQASRLPIPGLAPVTPAPSLAAMADRLAELPLVYEPGTKWSYSISLDLMGRLIEVVSGQAFDAFLKARLFDPLGMTSTGFMVAAKDVPRFTSNYAPFGGALIPFDPAPSSIYLDPPPYPFGGGGLVSSARDYDRFLAMLLGEGETGGVRVMAADTARLAMSNLLDDSVDRKGTFIDGQGFGAGGRVSLPSSPGGEGIFGWAGAAGTIGFVHRRLGYRAAGYTQIMPPDAVPFQAKFGETFFRDVTA encoded by the coding sequence ATGAACATGATGGTGACGCGCCGCGCGTTGATGGGCGGCATGGCGCTCGGTGGCGCCGCGGCGCTGCTGCCGCGCGCCGCCTGGGCGTGGCGCGCCGAGGGCGAGGCGCTTTATCCTGCGACGAGCGCCTTCATCCGGAGCTTCGTCGAGCGCCGCGAACTCACCGGGACGCTCGCCGCGATCGGCAAGGGGCAGGAAGCGCCAGTTTTCATCGGCGCGGGGATTCAGTCGAACGGCACGCCGACGCCGGTCGGCCCCGACACGATCTGGCGCCTCTATTCGATGACCAAGCCGGTGACGGGCATCGCCGCGATGCTGCTGATCGAGGATGGCAAGATGCGGCTCGACCAGCCGATCGCCGATTTCCTGCCCGCCTTTGCCAATATGAAGGTGCAGAACACCCCGGATGGATCGCTCACCGACGTGCGCCCCGCCAAAGGCCCGATCACGGTGCGCCAATTGCTGACCCACACCGCGGGGCTGGGCTATAACATCATCCAGAAGGGGCCGATCAAAAAGGCCTATGACGATGCGGGCATCGTCGGCGGGCAGGCGAGCCGCCTGCCGATCCCCGGCCTGGCGCCCGTAACCCCCGCGCCCAGCCTGGCGGCGATGGCCGACCGGCTGGCCGAGCTGCCGCTCGTCTATGAGCCGGGGACCAAGTGGAGCTATTCGATCAGCCTCGACCTGATGGGGCGGTTGATCGAGGTCGTGTCGGGGCAGGCGTTCGATGCCTTTCTGAAGGCGCGGCTGTTCGACCCGCTCGGCATGACGAGCACGGGGTTCATGGTCGCGGCGAAGGACGTGCCGCGCTTCACGAGCAATTACGCGCCGTTCGGCGGCGCGCTCATCCCCTTCGATCCCGCGCCCAGTTCGATCTATCTCGACCCGCCGCCCTATCCGTTCGGCGGCGGCGGGCTGGTGTCGAGCGCGCGCGACTATGACCGATTCCTCGCGATGCTGCTGGGCGAGGGCGAAACCGGCGGGGTGCGCGTGATGGCGGCGGACACCGCGCGGCTCGCCATGTCGAACCTGCTCGACGACAGCGTCGATCGCAAGGGGACGTTCATCGACGGGCAGGGCTTTGGCGCGGGCGGGCGCGTGTCGCTGCCGTCCTCGCCGGGAGGCGAGGGGATTTTCGGCTGGGCGGGCGCGGCGGGGACGATCGGCTTCGTCCACCGGCGGCTCGGTTATCGCGCCGCCGGCTATACGCAGATCATGCCACCCGATGCAGTGCCCTTTCAGGCGAAGTTCGGCGAGACTTTCTTTCGCGACGTGACCGCCTGA
- a CDS encoding DsbA family protein — MTASLRIALLASLGALALAGCGGGADSAKEQEVIAKVAPPAGKSWSQVVRVDGDGVVMGNPEAPIKLEEFGAFTCGHCAQFAKDSHEELKRDFVDTGRVSYKLTPFMLHPIDAIAGAIVKCTGPDRFFPLADATFLEHDAFIAGASKPQPGIEAAMQLPPAQRFIALAKTWGIDQFYQQRGVPATTIQQCLGKVENVEAVEKGTNAGIEKYQITGTPTFVINGQVAEGIAAWGPLRDRLRTMGAR; from the coding sequence ATGACCGCATCGCTTCGCATCGCCCTTCTCGCTTCGCTCGGCGCGCTCGCGCTGGCCGGCTGCGGCGGCGGCGCCGATTCCGCCAAGGAGCAGGAGGTGATCGCCAAGGTCGCGCCGCCTGCGGGCAAGAGCTGGTCGCAGGTCGTCCGCGTCGATGGCGACGGCGTCGTGATGGGCAACCCCGAAGCGCCGATCAAGCTCGAGGAGTTCGGCGCCTTCACTTGCGGGCACTGCGCCCAGTTTGCCAAGGATTCGCACGAGGAACTGAAACGCGATTTCGTCGACACCGGCCGCGTGTCGTACAAGCTGACGCCCTTCATGCTCCACCCGATCGACGCGATCGCCGGCGCGATCGTCAAATGCACCGGTCCCGACCGCTTCTTCCCGCTCGCCGACGCGACCTTCCTCGAACATGACGCCTTCATCGCAGGCGCGTCGAAGCCGCAGCCGGGAATCGAGGCGGCGATGCAGTTGCCGCCCGCGCAGCGCTTCATCGCGCTCGCGAAAACATGGGGGATCGACCAATTCTATCAGCAGCGCGGCGTGCCCGCGACGACGATCCAGCAATGTCTCGGCAAGGTCGAAAATGTCGAGGCGGTCGAAAAGGGCACCAATGCGGGAATCGAGAAATATCAGATCACCGGCACGCCCACCTTTGTGATCAACGGTCAGGTCGCCGAAGGCATTGCCGCCTGGGGCCCGCTGCGCGACCGCCTGCGCACGATGGGCGCGCGCTGA
- the nudC gene encoding NAD(+) diphosphatase, with the protein MPLPLGFTGARLDRADQLRTNEAAFAAALADPRATCLALDGIDFVPGEGGGLRWQPLDPADERAPILLGIDEAGAPRFVREAAAGVRVDARSRTVMRLLPLLSTEEAALYGGARSLVDWHARHRYCAVCGSPTVLIRGGWGRRCGNCNAEHFPRVDPVVIMLAEYGDRVLVGRQPGFPPRFFSALAGFVEPGESLEEAVARELFEEAGIHVSEVTYVASQPWPFPSSLMIGCRAVATGAALTLDTTEIEAAMWVDRAEVHAALAGDMGAPFMAPPPLAIARYLLEDWVG; encoded by the coding sequence ATGCCGCTGCCGCTCGGCTTCACCGGCGCGCGGCTCGACCGCGCCGACCAGCTTCGCACCAATGAAGCCGCCTTTGCCGCGGCGCTCGCCGATCCGCGCGCGACCTGCCTCGCGCTCGACGGGATCGACTTTGTTCCGGGCGAGGGTGGCGGATTGCGGTGGCAGCCGCTCGACCCCGCCGACGAGCGCGCGCCGATACTGCTGGGCATCGACGAGGCGGGCGCGCCGCGCTTCGTGCGCGAGGCGGCGGCGGGGGTGCGCGTCGATGCGCGCTCGCGCACGGTGATGCGGCTGCTGCCGCTGCTCTCCACCGAGGAAGCGGCGCTGTATGGCGGCGCGCGCAGTCTGGTCGACTGGCACGCGCGGCATCGTTACTGCGCGGTGTGCGGATCGCCGACGGTGCTGATTCGCGGCGGCTGGGGGCGGCGCTGCGGCAACTGCAACGCCGAACATTTCCCGCGCGTCGACCCGGTGGTGATCATGCTCGCCGAATATGGGGACCGCGTACTCGTCGGGCGCCAGCCGGGCTTTCCGCCGCGCTTTTTCTCGGCGCTCGCGGGCTTCGTCGAGCCCGGCGAATCGCTGGAGGAAGCGGTCGCGCGCGAATTGTTCGAGGAGGCAGGCATCCATGTGTCCGAGGTCACCTATGTGGCGAGCCAGCCCTGGCCCTTTCCTTCCTCGCTGATGATCGGGTGCCGCGCGGTCGCGACTGGCGCGGCGCTGACGCTCGATACGACCGAGATCGAGGCGGCGATGTGGGTCGACCGCGCCGAGGTGCACGCCGCGCTGGCGGGCGACATGGGCGCGCCGTTCATGGCGCCGCCGCCGCTGGCGATTGCGCGCTATTTGCTGGAGGATTGGGTGGGGTAG
- a CDS encoding DUF721 domain-containing protein, translating to MTKPTGDDAPAKKAKTKGGAKVGAKPAKAPARRYERPRGGEARAISDLVPEIGRTAFRKFGFVQSSVVSRWREIVGDRLADVTQPAMIRFPVGQKAGGTLHLTISGAHAPMLQHVAPDIVAAVNRFFGYAAIATVRMTHGQVTPAAPVQPPAMLKPVPAELGDSLRDIGDPELRTVLERMAAGLAAPPRLPKIS from the coding sequence ATGACGAAACCCACGGGAGACGACGCACCCGCCAAAAAGGCGAAGACGAAGGGCGGCGCCAAAGTCGGCGCAAAACCCGCGAAGGCGCCCGCGCGCCGCTACGAGCGCCCGCGCGGCGGCGAGGCGCGCGCGATATCCGATCTCGTCCCCGAAATCGGCCGCACCGCCTTTCGCAAGTTCGGCTTCGTCCAGTCGTCGGTGGTCAGCCGCTGGCGCGAGATCGTCGGCGACCGCCTCGCCGACGTGACGCAGCCCGCGATGATCCGCTTCCCCGTGGGGCAAAAGGCGGGCGGGACGCTGCACCTGACGATCAGCGGCGCACACGCGCCGATGCTCCAGCATGTCGCGCCCGACATCGTCGCCGCGGTCAACCGCTTCTTCGGCTATGCCGCGATCGCCACCGTCCGCATGACGCATGGACAGGTCACTCCCGCCGCCCCCGTTCAGCCGCCAGCCATGCTGAAACCCGTACCCGCCGAACTGGGGGACAGCCTGCGCGACATTGGCGACCCGGAGCTGCGCACCGTGCTCGAACGCATGGCCGCGGGCCTCGCGGCGCCGCCGCGGCTCCCCAAGATCAGCTAG
- a CDS encoding A/G-specific adenine glycosylase → MSFSARLLGWYDRSARVLPWRIAPGRAEVPDPYRVWLAEVMLQQTTVAAVAGYFAHFTERWPTVADLAAAGDAEVMAAWAGLGYYARARNLLACARAVVAEHGGCFPDSEAGLRALPGIGAYTAAAVAAIAFGRPAVVVDANIERVIARHRCIETPLPAAKRAIRDALAPLVPGDRPGDFAQALMDLGATLCTPRAPVCARCPIAADCRARGRADIERLPVKPPKKARPRRHGVAHWIERDGAIWLVQRPGKGMLGGMRALPGGEWSDEPPGESGIVRVDHGFTHFDLTLVLVRRETADAAAEGIWWPISDLDAAGLPTLYRKLVVKMLERDA, encoded by the coding sequence ATGAGTTTTTCTGCGCGGCTGCTCGGCTGGTACGATCGGTCGGCGCGCGTGCTGCCGTGGCGGATCGCGCCGGGGCGCGCGGAGGTGCCCGACCCCTATCGCGTCTGGCTGGCCGAAGTCATGCTCCAGCAGACGACGGTCGCTGCGGTGGCGGGTTATTTCGCGCACTTCACGGAGCGTTGGCCGACGGTCGCCGATCTGGCCGCGGCCGGCGATGCCGAGGTCATGGCGGCGTGGGCAGGGCTTGGCTATTACGCCCGTGCGCGCAACCTGCTGGCCTGCGCGCGCGCCGTCGTCGCCGAGCATGGCGGATGCTTTCCGGACAGTGAGGCGGGGCTGCGCGCGCTGCCGGGGATCGGCGCCTATACCGCCGCGGCGGTGGCGGCGATCGCCTTTGGCCGCCCGGCGGTCGTCGTCGACGCCAATATCGAGCGGGTGATCGCGCGCCACCGGTGCATCGAAACGCCGCTCCCCGCCGCGAAGCGCGCGATTCGCGACGCGCTGGCGCCGCTGGTTCCGGGGGATCGGCCGGGCGATTTCGCGCAGGCGCTGATGGACCTCGGCGCGACCCTTTGCACGCCGCGCGCGCCCGTGTGCGCGCGCTGCCCGATCGCCGCCGACTGCCGCGCGCGCGGGCGCGCCGACATCGAGCGGCTGCCGGTCAAGCCGCCGAAGAAGGCCAGGCCGCGCCGCCACGGCGTTGCCCACTGGATCGAGCGAGACGGCGCGATCTGGCTGGTGCAGCGGCCGGGCAAGGGGATGCTCGGCGGGATGCGCGCGCTGCCCGGCGGCGAATGGTCGGACGAGCCGCCCGGCGAATCGGGAATCGTCCGCGTCGACCATGGTTTCACCCATTTCGACCTGACGCTGGTTCTCGTCCGCCGCGAAACGGCCGATGCCGCAGCGGAAGGCATCTGGTGGCCGATCTCGGACCTTGACGCCGCGGGGCTGCCGACGCTCTATCGCAAGCTGGTGGTCAAGATGCTGGAGAGAGACGCATGA
- a CDS encoding thioredoxin domain-containing protein, which yields MSAFDDPLLDRRTAVLALSGAALTLMAATPARTTWSRTVTTSPIGAYIVGNPAAKLRLVEYFSYTCHVCADFAKAASLPLRTQYIDPGLVRFEYRNLVRDPVDMTAALLARVGGPSAFTDNHQAIFAAFPTFIARVQKATDAQKSSWFEGSVAQRARRIAADTGLAALMRARGYSEAQLTAALDSEVAQAELVGMTNIGRAADRVTGTPSFFINGQRADVVAWPALKSKLDAALKAA from the coding sequence ATGTCCGCTTTCGACGATCCGCTTCTCGACCGCCGCACCGCGGTGCTTGCGCTTTCGGGCGCCGCGCTGACGCTGATGGCCGCCACGCCCGCCAGAACGACCTGGTCGCGAACGGTGACGACCAGCCCGATCGGCGCCTATATCGTCGGCAATCCCGCGGCAAAGCTGCGGCTGGTCGAGTATTTCAGCTACACCTGCCACGTCTGCGCCGATTTCGCGAAGGCGGCGTCACTCCCGCTCAGGACGCAATATATCGACCCTGGACTTGTCCGCTTCGAATATCGCAACCTCGTGCGCGATCCCGTCGACATGACCGCGGCGCTGCTCGCGCGCGTCGGCGGCCCCAGCGCCTTCACGGACAATCATCAGGCGATCTTTGCCGCCTTCCCGACCTTCATCGCCAGGGTTCAGAAAGCCACCGACGCGCAAAAGTCCAGCTGGTTCGAGGGCAGCGTGGCGCAGCGCGCGCGCCGGATTGCGGCCGACACCGGCCTCGCCGCGCTGATGCGCGCGCGCGGCTATTCGGAGGCGCAGCTCACCGCCGCCCTCGACAGCGAAGTCGCGCAGGCCGAGCTTGTCGGCATGACCAACATTGGCCGCGCCGCCGACCGCGTCACCGGCACGCCCAGCTTTTTCATCAATGGCCAGCGCGCCGATGTCGTCGCCTGGCCCGCGCTCAAATCGAAACTCGACGCCGCGCTCAAGGCTGCGTAG